The Nasonia vitripennis strain AsymCx chromosome 1 unlocalized genomic scaffold, Nvit_psr_1.1 chr1_random0002, whole genome shotgun sequence genome has a window encoding:
- the LOC116415837 gene encoding uncharacterized protein LOC116415837: MHSSDPGVPSFNLHPEIFYHNNGENDIHNANQNHEDNPVNISQESRPSLGSSQFLQSSEETIILSQQSTGSHYKLIGRNYESRQIRGQINVMTERVVSVLDNFIQKLCAFNKRCSRSLNYNTDDLILNKSSYNRYRTIIRKEKAEKIKKLYGNTEINAAVLHWDGKIIPDSIIGKNIDRLPIVVTNGKSEKIIDVPALPDGKGVTQADAIYRALNDWGLKESIKALCCDTNNSNLGYRNGAAVILEQYLDHDLLYLPCRHHIYEIILAGVFAEKLPGTNGPNVPLFKRFHDSWNNIDQSQYESGLHDINHPQLLEQIAHIKLLYKNR, from the exons ATGCATTCGTCAGATCCAGGAGTCCCATCTTTTAACTTGCATCCCGAAATTTTTTATCACAATAACGGTGAAAATGATATTCATAATGCTAATCAAAACCACGAAGACAATCCTGTAAACATATCACAAG AATCACGACCATCTTTGGGATCAAGCCAGTTCTTACAATCTTCCGAAGAAACTATTATTTTGTCTCAACAAAGTACTGGCTCACATTATAAACTCATAGGTCGAAACTATGAATCGAGACAAATTAGAGGACAGATTAATGTGATGACTGaaagagtagtctcagtattaGATAATTTCATACAGAAACTCTGTGCATTTAATAAGCGCTGTAGCCGAAGCCTGAATTATAATACtgatgatttaattttaaataaatcttCCTACAATAGATATCGAACTATTATTCGCAAAGAAAAAGCGGAAAagattaaaaagttatatggcAATACAGAAATAAATGCTGCAGTTCTTCATTGGGACGGAAAAATTATTCCAGATTCGAtaattggtaaaaatattgaCAGATTACCAATTGTTGTGACTAATGGTAAAAGTGAGAAAATTATAGATGTACCAGCATTACCAGACGGTAAAGGTGTAACGCAAGCCGACGCAATTTACAGGGCTCTAAATGATTGGGGTTTAAAAGAATCAATTAAAGCGTTATGTTGTGATACAAATAATTCTAATTTAGGTTACCGTAATGGCGCAGCAGTTATTTTAGAGCAATATTTAGACCATGATCTACTTTACTTACCTTGTCGTCACCACATATACGAAATTATTTTAGCTGGTGTATTTGCTGAAAAACTACCTGGTACAAACGGACCAAACGTACCATTATTCAAAAGATTTCACGATAGTTGGAACAATATTGATCAAAGTCAATACGAAAGTGGACTACATGATATCAATCACCCACAATTACTTGAACAAATCGCTCACATAAagcttttatacaaaaatcgTTAA